The sequence below is a genomic window from Paenibacillus sp. DCT19.
CGTCGTATTGCCAGCCAAATTCTTTGTCGAAATTATCAAGAAATTGCCTTCCCAAGAAGTACACATGGAGGTCAAAGATAACTTCAACACTTTTATCTCAGCAGGGGCTACCGAGATTCAGCTCGTAGGTCTTGATCCAGAAGAATTCCCTGTTCTGCCGAGCATCGAAGAGAACCAAACCGTCTCCATCCCTGGGGATCTACTCAAAAATATGATCAAGCAAACCGTATTTTCCATTTCCACACATGAGACGACTCCAATCTTGACAGGTGTGCTGTGGAGTTTGGTTGATAATGAGTTGAAATTTGTGGCAACAGACCGTCACCGTCTTGCTACTCGTTCAGCTATGCTGGATAATGCAGAGGGTATTCGTTTTAACAATGTCGTCATTTCAGGTAAAACGCTAAACGAACTTAGCAAAATCGTACCTGACCAAAATACGCTTGTTGATATCGTTGTAGCTGACAATCAAGTTTTGTTCAAAATTGACCGCGTATTGTTCTACTCCCGTATTTTGGATGGCACATATCCGGATACTTCTAGAATTATTCCAACGTCATACAAAACAGAACTTGTTTTGGATACCAAAAAATTAAGCGAATCAATTGATCGTGCTTATTTGCTGTCACGTGAAGAAAAAACAAATATTGTGCGTATGCAAACAATGGATTCTGGAACAATCGAAATTTCTTCAAGCTCCTCTGAGCTGGGAAAAGTAAGAGAAGAGATCGAACCGGCAGATTTCAGTGGCGATCCATTGAAAATCTCGTTTAACTCCAAATACATGCTGGACGTACTGAAAGTCGTGGAAAGTGAACAACTGATGATCGCTTTTACAGGTGTCATGAGCCCAATCATCTTGAAACCACTGGATGACAGTCACAGCCTTTACGTCATATTGCCTTACCGGACTACCAACTAACGAAAATGAGAGGAGAATTCCAATTGAACCGAGTAACCATTCGTACGGAATATATTAAGCTTGACCAGTTTTTGAAGCTGGCAGATTGCATTCCAACTGGAGGCATGGCCAAAGCTTTGCTTCAAGAA
It includes:
- the dnaN gene encoding DNA polymerase III subunit beta; translation: MKISIMKSYLNESIQHVSKAISSRTTIPILSGIKFDVNHQGVTLTASDTDISIQSFIPLEDGDKSVVQVDQPGSVVLPAKFFVEIIKKLPSQEVHMEVKDNFNTFISAGATEIQLVGLDPEEFPVLPSIEENQTVSIPGDLLKNMIKQTVFSISTHETTPILTGVLWSLVDNELKFVATDRHRLATRSAMLDNAEGIRFNNVVISGKTLNELSKIVPDQNTLVDIVVADNQVLFKIDRVLFYSRILDGTYPDTSRIIPTSYKTELVLDTKKLSESIDRAYLLSREEKTNIVRMQTMDSGTIEISSSSSELGKVREEIEPADFSGDPLKISFNSKYMLDVLKVVESEQLMIAFTGVMSPIILKPLDDSHSLYVILPYRTTN